The Treponema sp. OMZ 790 genome includes the window TTATAATTTTAAACATCTTATTTGTTATAACAAACATTATAAAACTAAAAAAAATAAGGGGATTATTTTTTTTAATACCAATTGCGTTTTCTATTTTCTTTAGTTTTTTGATTATAAAAAATCAGTTATCGGAAAGAATTGCTTTAAAAATTGAATTTAAAAAATATAAAAATGAGCTTGATAGTTATATTACGAATAATGTAAAAAATGAAAGTATACGAATATTTGATAATTATGTAGGAATTATATGGGATCCTGGTTTTTTAGATACATATAGTGTTATAATTTATGATAAAAATAATAATTTAGATATTTTATATGATTCATCTGAAGATATGTTTGAGGATAAAGAAATGTATAATGAATTTAAAAAAGCTTTTGAATATGAAAAAATTGTTAATTTAATAAAAATTGAGGATAACTATTTTAGATGTAATATACATCAGTAAACGATTGCGTATAACACCCGCTTCAACCTGACATTGCGGAGGAGCCGCAAATGCAGGTTAAGCGAATGTTATACGGACACGCCGCTGGCGTGCTAAGGAGAAAAAAATATGGTACTTAAAGAAACGACTTCTAAACAAGATAGAATAGATATTGCACTAGAAATGTATAATTTAATTGGAATAACAAAAAAGACACTTCGTAAAACAAAAATAGGCTGGTTTGTTGTTCTTATAATTGGAATAGGAGCATTAGTAATGGGGTATTGTATGAGGAATACCGGAAAAAATGATAATTTTCGATATTTCATTTATTTATTTGGTATTTTCTATACTATTCGTTCTATGATTGGCTTAATTTTTTTAGAGCGAGAGTACAAAGCTCGTGTTGCAAAAAAATTAAAAAAATATGATGCCGAAGTACTAAAGAGATATAACATTTCTGAGAATATTGAAACAATTATAGAAGTAACTGATAGTTATATTGAAACAGTAAGTCTTGGTACGATTTCTAGGTATAACTTACAAGATTATATTACAAACTCTGAATCAGAAAAATTTTATATTTTAGAATTCTCAAATGGAAGGTATATTTTCTTAAAAAAAGAAATATTGGGAAAGAAAGAAAATTATGATGCGATTATAAAAACAATAGAAGAAAAAGAGAATATTTTATTATCAGGTAGGTAGAACTTGATGATAAAATAAAACTTTAGAGAAGATATAATGAAGAAGAGGCTTAAGTCAACTTTATACCACTTGACAGTTTATAAGTATTTTAAGATAATTATTTAGTAAAATATTACGAATATTAGAGGTGTATATGATTGCTATAAAACCTGTTTCGGATTTGCGTAATTATAATGAAGTTTTGCAGGATGTTGCTGATGAATCGCCGGTTTTTCTTACTAAAAATGGCAGGGGGTGTTATGCTGTGATTTCTATAAGAGATTACGAAAAATTGACGGCTACGAAAACTCTTTTTTCTGAATTGAAGAAAGGTGAGGAATCTGCTTTGCAAAACGGATGGCTGGATCCAACTGAAGTCAGAAAAATGGCAGGACTTTGAATGTTTGAGATAAAGATTGCTCCGCAAGCGGCAGCAGATTTACTTGAAATCAAAGATTATATAGAGAATGAACTTCAAAATCCCATAGCAGCACATAATACCATTTCAAAAATTATAGAAACTTATGAAAATTTAACGGCTTTTCCAAATGTAGGGATTCCTGTGGAAAAATATGTTTCATTTCCTACAGATTATAAGTTTGTGCTTGCAAATAATTATTCAATATTTTATAGAATTGAAGACGAAGTTATAAGAATTGTAAGGATTTTGTATTCAAGAAGAGATTTTGTTCGTATTTTATTTGGAGAGAATAGCAAATAGCGTCTAACACCCGCTTCAACCTGACATTGTGGACGAGCCGCAAATGCAGGTTAAGCGAATGTTAGACCGATGCCTTACGGCACGATAAACTGTAACTTTGAAAAATAGGATATATTTTTGTAAATTAAAGCTTAAAATCCAAATTAAAAGCTTAGTTATTTTGAATAAAGTTATATTTTATTATAATGACTAATTGAATACGAAAAAATAAATTTTTTTCTAAGTTTTTTGAACTTGTTAAGAGAATCGATGAAGTCCTTCGGACGGTCATGGTAATTATAATAATTATTTGTAGTATTAAGATTTATTGTTAAAAAATTGAAAAAGTGATATATTATTTATAGTATGATATTCGATTGGAATAACGAAAAAAATATGATGCTTAAAAGAGATAGAAATATATCGTTTGAGCGGATTATTGTAGCAATTGAGCAAGATGGTTTATTGGATATTTTAGAGCATCCAAACAAAGAAAAATATCCAAATCAACTTTTGCTTCTTGTAAAAATTGATAGATATGTATATGTAGTTCCTTGTGTACTTGAAAATGATGTTTGTTTTTTGAAAACTATTTTTCCAAGTAGAAAATATACGTCTAGATATCTTGATTGGAAAGGAGAAGGAAATGAATAGTGAAAAAGAGTTGTATGAATCTATAGAAAATGATGAATGGAAATCGGTAAAAAATTTTTATGATTTTAGTAATGATTTAAAAAAGGCTGCTGAAAGTATGATTATGAAAAGAGATAAGATAGATATAATGCTTGTAAAGCAAGATATGAATAATCTAAAGGCCAAAGCTTTTGAAGAAGGTATGGAATGTGAAGTTTTTGCAGGAAGTATTTTACATAAATATTTAACTGGAAAGCTGATAGAAAGATAAATAATTCAATGCGTCTAACACCCGCTTCAACCTGACATTTGTTTTGTCACGAAAGTTGCTGGGGGGTCGCTGCTAACGCAGCTCCCTTTTTATGCAACTTTCGCGCCAACTTTGCCTTAACTCTTCGCTTCGGCAAAGCCACACATGCAGGTTAAGCGAATGTTAGACGGACGGTGCACAGCACCGCTGGGAGAAATATTTTGAATAATAAAACTAAAAAACAGCATTATATTCCGCAATTTATTTTAAGAAATTGGTCTGATAATAAATCTTCGATAAAAGTATTTTTATTACGAGATAATCAAATTATATCGAATGCTCCAATTAATGGACAAGCTCAAAAAGCATTCTATT containing:
- a CDS encoding prevent-host-death family protein; the encoded protein is MVLKETTSKQDRIDIALEMYNLIGITKKTLRKTKIGWFVVLIIGIGALVMGYCMRNTGKNDNFRYFIYLFGIFYTIRSMIGLIFLEREYKARVAKKLKKYDAEVLKRYNISENIETIIEVTDSYIETVSLGTISRYNLQDYITNSESEKFYILEFSNGRYIFLKKEILGKKENYDAIIKTIEEKENILLSGR
- a CDS encoding type II toxin-antitoxin system prevent-host-death family antitoxin, which translates into the protein MIAIKPVSDLRNYNEVLQDVADESPVFLTKNGRGCYAVISIRDYEKLTATKTLFSELKKGEESALQNGWLDPTEVRKMAGL
- a CDS encoding type II toxin-antitoxin system RelE/ParE family toxin, which translates into the protein MFEIKIAPQAAADLLEIKDYIENELQNPIAAHNTISKIIETYENLTAFPNVGIPVEKYVSFPTDYKFVLANNYSIFYRIEDEVIRIVRILYSRRDFVRILFGENSK
- a CDS encoding toxin; this translates as MIFDWNNEKNMMLKRDRNISFERIIVAIEQDGLLDILEHPNKEKYPNQLLLLVKIDRYVYVVPCVLENDVCFLKTIFPSRKYTSRYLDWKGEGNE